The Deltaproteobacteria bacterium genome includes a window with the following:
- a CDS encoding DUF2892 domain-containing protein, whose translation MKCNVGKTDKMFRIILGVIIILVGVYFQSWWGAVGVVLIVTGFIRWCPVYLPFGFSTCGDKKE comes from the coding sequence ATGAAATGCAACGTTGGTAAGACCGATAAAATGTTTAGGATCATATTGGGGGTCATTATTATCCTGGTGGGTGTCTATTTCCAAAGCTGGTGGGGCGCTGTTGGCGTTGTTCTTATTGTGACCGGTTTTATTAGATGGTGTCCAGTATATCTGCCTTTTGGATTTTCTACCTGCGGAGATAAAAAAGAATAA